The following are from one region of the Rosistilla carotiformis genome:
- a CDS encoding M48 family metalloprotease has protein sequence MPVYWFALLISVLLSAASADRLLALPSPFVTAFGMVMLWGVMAKGFAILNAQKVLRQKASFDQAARKLSRQLNCLRWLWLPLGAVGLTACGFSQAVEDSPIGASMALGAMGMLIPSLAAVASTWLAERQFSDWVGEAEPVQNAGDSPSRFPTLHAVMESLRLQAAWILLPVLFVFAVIDVVNFGFVGADSQHRWVGGAAGLLCLPFFLPMLIRFIWNTRRCEHDPQSAWLVDVVRASGLRHFRIRRWETEGRICSALVAGFIPGFRMLLLSDALLDRLDRKSTTMVVLHELAHVRRWHIALRMLTLVPTWGIVGFIGSHFAGAPLQQGAVVAAGLLLTLLALRWVSHATELDADRYACSLAARIAAADSGNRLQGAVPASEVDAAYVLASALVDVCSDNPKACRASWMHPSLATRVDRLHRVANPAVSQQSSLQQV, from the coding sequence ATGCCCGTGTATTGGTTTGCCCTGCTGATTTCGGTTCTGCTGTCGGCCGCTTCCGCTGACCGCTTGCTGGCGCTTCCGAGTCCGTTTGTGACCGCGTTTGGGATGGTGATGTTGTGGGGTGTCATGGCCAAAGGGTTTGCGATCCTGAATGCACAGAAGGTGTTGCGACAGAAGGCGAGCTTTGATCAGGCGGCTCGTAAGCTCTCGCGTCAGCTGAATTGCTTGCGTTGGTTGTGGCTGCCGCTGGGAGCCGTTGGGCTGACGGCCTGTGGTTTTTCGCAAGCTGTCGAGGATTCGCCGATCGGTGCATCGATGGCGTTGGGGGCGATGGGGATGTTGATTCCTAGCCTGGCTGCCGTGGCGTCGACTTGGCTGGCCGAGCGACAGTTTTCCGATTGGGTCGGCGAAGCGGAGCCGGTTCAAAACGCGGGCGATTCGCCGTCGCGGTTCCCGACGCTGCACGCGGTGATGGAATCGCTGCGGTTGCAAGCGGCGTGGATCTTGTTGCCGGTCTTGTTTGTGTTTGCCGTGATCGATGTGGTGAATTTCGGGTTTGTCGGCGCCGATTCGCAGCATCGTTGGGTCGGCGGCGCGGCCGGTTTACTCTGCTTGCCCTTCTTTTTGCCGATGCTGATCCGTTTCATTTGGAACACGCGGCGGTGCGAACACGATCCGCAATCGGCTTGGTTAGTCGATGTCGTTCGCGCGTCGGGCTTGCGGCATTTTCGAATCCGCCGGTGGGAAACCGAAGGCCGGATCTGCAGCGCTTTGGTCGCCGGATTCATTCCCGGTTTCCGGATGTTGTTGCTCAGCGACGCCCTCTTGGACCGACTGGATCGCAAATCGACGACGATGGTGGTGCTGCACGAATTGGCACATGTCCGCCGCTGGCACATCGCGCTGCGGATGTTGACGCTGGTTCCAACCTGGGGGATTGTCGGTTTCATCGGTTCTCATTTTGCAGGGGCTCCGCTGCAGCAGGGGGCTGTCGTCGCGGCGGGCTTGCTACTGACGCTGTTAGCGCTGCGTTGGGTTTCTCACGCGACCGAACTGGATGCCGATCGTTACGCCTGCTCGCTGGCTGCCCGGATCGCGGCGGCGGATTCGGGGAATCGCTTGCAGGGAGCGGTTCCGGCGTCGGAGGTCGATGCCGCTTACGTGCTCGCATCGGCGTTGGTCGATGTCTGCAGCGACAATCCCAAGGCTTGCCGAGCCAGTTGGATGCACCCGAGCCTGGCGACTCGCGTCGATCGACTGCACCGGGTCGCCAATCCCGCTGTCTCGCAGCAATCGTCGCTGCAGCAGGTCTGA